The Natrinema sp. SYSU A 869 DNA segment ATACCACAAATAACTTTTCTATCCTTTCAGTCATATTATACATATATACAGACGGGGTATTTGGGTAGAGAGTATAAAATGAGACTCTGGATCTGCAATGCGTGAGAAAATCCGAAACCATACAAGTAAACCTCGATATTACTATCCTTTTATATGTCTCGCAGCACTACTGCTCGAGCGAAGCGTATGGAACTCAGTGTCAAGCCGCTTGCCGACCACGACCCCGGCCGTGGTCTCACCGTCGTTAGTCGTCAAACGCTCGCCGAGCTCGGCCTCGACAGCGGTGATTTCTTCCTCGTTCGCGGATCGGACGGGAACCGTGCAGTCACACAAGTGATGCCGTCCGACGATATCGACGACGGGATCATCCGCACGAACGATCTGGTTCGACGGACTGCAGGTGTTGCCGTCGGAGAACCGGTTACCGTCGAGCCGGTCGAAGTTTCTCCGGCCGACAGCGTCACGGTCGCGCTCCCGAAGGGGTTCGACGACGGGACCGATTTCGATCTTTCCCTGCGGGAGGAACTCATCAGTCGAGCCGTCGTCGTCGGACAGGTCGTTCCGGTCACCTTGCGATCGCGAACGGTGGACGACCCCGCTCGGCGGACGGTTCCGGTCCGCATTACTGCGGCGTCACCGGGTGATATCGTCCTCGTGCGCGACTGGACGCGGATTTCGGTGGCACCACAGCCCGCGGAAGAGCTTTCGGCTGCTGTCGACAGTATCGGCGGCTCGGCTGGGGTCACCTTTGCCGATATCGGCGGCCTGGACGAAGAAATCACCCAGATTCGAGAGACCGTCGAACTGCCACTGTGCTCGCCCGACGCGTTCGACCGGCTCGGCGTCGAACCGACGAACGGCGTATTACTGTACGGTCCGCCCGGAACCGGGAAGCGGCTCATCGTCCAGGCGATCTCGAACGAGGCGGACATCCACGTCGAAACCGTTAGCGGGCCCGCGATCGTTTCGGCAAACCGCAGCGAAACGGCAGATCGGCTCCGGAACCGGTTCGAGAACGCCGCCGCGAACGAACCCGCAGTCGTCTTCATCGACGAACTCCATGCGATCGCCGGAACGCGGGATGATACCGAAGATTCGACTGACGGCGTCGGCCCACTCGTTTCGCTCATGGACGATTTCGAGGCCGACAACCGTCTCGTCGTTATCGGGACGACAACGCAGCCGGAGACGCTGGACCCGGCACTGCGCCGATCCGGCCGGTTCGATACCGAGATCGAAATCGGCGTTCCCGACCGAGACGGGCGCGAGGAGATCCTTCGGATTTGACTCGGGGAATGCCACTCGCCGGCGACGTCGACGTCGAGTCGCTCGCCGAGCGCACACACGGGTTCGTCGGTGCGGATCTGGAAATTCTCATCCGCGAGGCTGCGTCACACACCCTCCGCCGGAACGAGATTCATCCGGACGAGTCCCATCCGGACGACGCGACGTTGGCATCTTTGACACTCACGGCGGCTGATTTCGACGCGGCCCTTCAGGGCGCGACTCCCTCGGCGCTCCGGGAGGTGTTCGTGGAAGTGCCGGACGCGACCTGGGACGACGTCGGCGGACTGGCTGAGACGACCCAACGGCTCCGCGAGACCGTCCAGTGGCCGCTGGAACACCCCGAGGCCTTCGATCGGGTCACGCTCCGGCCGGCGAAAGGTGTGTTGCTGTACGGACCGCCGGGAACGGGCAAGACGTTGCTGGCGAAGGTCGTCGCCAACGAGGCCCAATCGAACTTCATCTCGATCAAGGGACCGGAACTCTTGAACAAGTACGTCGGCGAATCGGAACGCGGCGTTCGTGACGTATTCGAAAAAGCGCGAACGAACGCGCCGACCGTCCTGTTTTTCGACGAAATCGACGCGATCGCGGCCGAGCGCGGCGGCGGCAGCTCCGATGGTGGCGTCGGCGAACGCGTCGTTTCACAGCTCCTGACCGAACTCGACGGGCTGGAGGAACTGGAAGACGTCGTCGTCATCGCGACGACGAACCGTCCCGACCTCCTCGACAACGCGCTGATGCGTCCCGGACGGTTCGATCGCCACATTCACGTTGACGCTCCAGACGAGGACGCGCGGCGCCAGATCTTTGCGGTTCACACGCGCGAACGGCCCCTCGCCGCCGACGTCGATCTCGACGTCCTCGCCGAACGAACCGACGGCTACGTCGGTGCCGATATCGAAGCCGTCTGTCGCGAGGCAGCGACCGTCGCGGTCAGGCAGCACGTCGATGGCCCGCGGACGGATCCTGCCCAGATCACTCTGACTGCCTCCCATTTCGATGCGGCAATCGAGGAAATCGACCGGCAGGACGACGATACCGATTGGTTCGTCGATCCGGGCCTTTGAACCGACGGCACGCCGCCGGCCTGACACTATTTTACTCTGGAAGGGGCGGAATTCCTCGCAGGAAGTGTGACGTAACCGCAGAGTCCCTCGAGCGAAGCGACGATCGTACACGTCGCGATCAGCGAGAACGAAAGGCGCGGTTCGACCGGGAGTACGCTTATGCTGACACGCTGACTATACCGCTACAAATGGTGCCAGCACGATGAAAACAGCGGAGCACTGGGTGCTGGACGGTGAAGACGAGCGGCTCGCCGCCGATTTCGAACTCGGAGTCGGAGCGCAGCCCGCCCGCGTCCTCGCGTACCTCGTTCGCCGCGTCGAAGACGATCGCGTCGAGGACCCGCGAGCACGACAGATAGATATTCGCCTGGGAACCGAGCTCGGCAATCAGGCCGTCGCCGACGCGCTGTCGCGCCTTTCCGATCGAGGGCTGGTGACGGAAACGACGCTAGAGAGCGAGGAAGGACGGCCGCCGAAAGCGTGGTCGACCGACTACACGGTCGAGACGGCGATGCACGACGCGTACGCGACGCGCGCCGCGGAACTCATCGGTACCGCGAACGCAGATCCGTCGGGTTCGACTCCCGCCGACCGTGGCACGATCCGCCTCGGATTCAACTGGCGACCAAACGGTCTTCACGTCCCGTTCTACGCGGCACAGATCGAAGGACGTACGACCTCGTCGGTGTCGACGTTGAGTTCGTCCACTATAACGGCTCGGAACAGGCGCTTCGAGCCGTCGCTGGCGGCGACGTCGACGTCGGAATCGTCGGTGCTGCCGTCCTCACCGATGCCCGACGAGATGGCGACTCGATCACCCCGATCGCAGTGCTCTACCAGCGGGCGATGACCGTGTTGTATACGACGCGAATGGTTTTCGGGGAGCAACTCACCGAGAGCGATCAGCTCCGTGATCGCTGTATCGGTATGTCGCCGAACACGGAAACGCGACTGCTGGCCGAACTGTTCCTTTCGCAGGCAGGCGTCGCCGACGACGTCGAGATATTCGAAACGACGGGCGAAGAGTCGGCGGCTCTCCGTACCGGCGATGCCGACGTCGTTGCGGGATCGTTCTCGGACCCGTGGGCGCTCCCCCCGACGAGACAGTGGACGTGCTCACGATCGCGGACCAGTTCCCGATTTACGGGCCGTCACTCGCCGTTGATCCATCGGCCAGCGAGACGGGAACAGAACCGCTCGGGCGGTTTCTGACGGGGACGATGTTGGGGTGGCGTGCCGGGCGATCGGATCCGACACCGGCGGCGAGACGAATCGCAGCCGACGTCGACGCTGAGGACGAGGAAATCGAGCGGACGTTCCGACGAGCGCTCGAGTCGTTTGCCGATAGTAGAGCCCGACGAAACGAGGGCTGGGGCGTCCACCGCGACGACGAGTGGGAGCGTGTGCGGACAGCGTTGGCCCATACGCAACAGTTTTCGAGATCATGATAGCTATCGACGATGTGACCGTCACCTTCGAGACTGTCACTGCGATCGCTGATATCGACCTGGATATCCAGCCGAGCGAGTTCGTCACTATCGTCGGACCGTCTGGCTGTGGGAAACGACGCTACTGCGCGTGATCGGCGGACTGGAGTCCCCGACCGACGGAATCGTCACGATAGACGACAACGCACCAGCGGTCCGTCGCGATGCCGGTGATATCGGGTTCGTCTTTCAGGACCATACGCTTCTCCCGTGGAAGACGGCACTCGAGAACGTCCAGTTCCTTCGCCGAATGGCGGGAAAATCCCCGAACGAGACGCAGGCACGCTCACTGTTGGAATCGGTCGGACTCGACGGTTTCATCGATGCGTATCCGCGAGAGCTCTCCGGCGGGATGAAACAGCGGGTCGCTATCGTCAGGGCCCTGCATCTCGATGCTGACGTCTTGCTTCTGGACGAACCGTTCGGCGCGCTCGATGAGATCACGCGAGACCAACTCGGCGTCGAACTCCGTCGGCTTCACGAACGAGAACAGAAGACGACATTGTTCGTCACCCATAGCGTTCCCGAAGCGGCGTTTCTAGGTGACCGATGCGTCGTCGTCACGGACACGCCGGGACGGATCAAAGCGACGCTCGAAATCGATTTTTCGGACCGGCGAGATACGGAGCTGCTCGGAAGCGTCGAATACCAGAAACAGGTCGCGGCTATCAGGCGGGAGCTGTACGACGGCGTCGAGATCAGACGATGAGAGAGAACGCGATAGACGTACGGCGGAGCGAAATCGCACTCCCGTTCGTGGCGTTGCTCGTCGGCGTTTCACTGTGGTGGCTCGGAACCGCGCTACTGGCTATCCCATCGTTTCTGCTGCCGTCACCGGGGGCAGTACTCGCGCAACTGTTCGGCAACCCGATGTTGTATTTCAGGAACGTCGTTGCGACGCTCGAAAAAGTCGTTTACGGCGGTGCTATCGGTATCGCCATCGGATTCGGACTCGGTATTCTCCTGGGTATGGTTCCAGTACTCCGGACAGCACTGTATCCGTATCTGGTCACCGTCCGAGTGCTCCCGAAGATAGCGGTTGCCCCCCTCTTGTTGATCTACCTCGGGACGGGGTTGATGACCGCAATCGTGTTCATCGCGCTCATCACGTTCTTTCCGCTGGTATTGAATACTGTTGCCGGACTCTCACGGACGCCGGAACGGCATGTCGAATTACTCCGCTCGGTCGACGCGAGCAGGGTGGACACGTTCGTTCATCTCAGGTTGCCGTACGCGGTTCCGGACGTGTTCGCCGGGTTGAAACAATCGGTCACGCTCGCTGTCGTCGGTACGATCGTCGCCGAGTGGGTCGTCGCGAGCAGCGGTCTCGGCTACCTCATCCTTCTGGGTTCGGAAAACCTTCGAACGGATATTATCATCGCCGCACTCGTCGTCCTCGTGTTCATCGGCGTCGCGTTGTACGGGCTGGTCGGCATCTGCCAGCGGATGGTCCAGCGCCGAGTGCCGCTTTCCTAGGTCATTCGAATCTCGTTCTGACCGCCCGTTCGAGGAGTGACGGGATGCCGTAAAAGAGGAGCCCGAGCCCGGTGAGAACGGCGAGTGCAGCGTACGACTCAGCTGTCTGGAGTGCGGTGGACGTTTCGAACACTCGATACCCGATGCCAGCGTCGAGTGTCACAAATTCGGCAACGACCGCGCCGATGACTGCGAGAGTCGCTGCGTTTTTCACCCCGGCAAATACGCTTGGGGCAGCCGCTGGCAGTCGAACGTGGAGGAAGATCGTCGACCTCGAGGCACCGACGGACCGGAGTAGTGTGAGATACGACTCGGGGGTTGATCGTAATCCGTCGAGTGACGCGATGGTTATCGGAAAGACGGTTAAGGTCGTTACGAGGAGAACTTTCCCCGGTATTCCGCGGCCAAACCAGAGGAACAGGAGCGGAGCGATAGCGACGAGTGGCGCGATACGGAGTGCGACTACGTACGGGAGAACAACCGCTGCAGCGGACCGAGAGACGGCCATGAAAAACGCCAGTATCGTACCGATGGCAAGCCCCGCAGCCAGTCCGAGTCCGGCGGTCAGCGCCGTTACTGCAGCATCGCCGGCGAGTATCCAGCGAAGGTCGACGAGCGTGACACCCACCTCCACCGGAGAGGGAAGTACGACGGTCGGGAGGTTAGAGAGGACGACGGCTACATGCCAGCATCCAACGGTGAGCACGCACAGCATTGTCCCGAGTGCGGGCCCGCGAAAATCGCCGTCGAACTGGCTGCGAAGGCGCTGTCGGACTGCCCGTGACGAATTCGGGTTCCTCCTCGTCGATCGATCGGACACCGTTCCCGTGTTGTCGTCGTCCATTACGTCTATTCGATCAGCTCACCGTATTCGCCGATGTATTCGTCGTCCGTATCGAGATAGTCGTTCGTCCAGACCTCTTCCGACTCCACCTCTCCACCGGGGTAATCGCCGTTCGCTAGCGTGGTTCGAAGCGACTCCCAGACGGCCGATTCGTTCCATCCCCAACCGTGTTCTCGAACCGCTTCCGACAGCATAAACTCTGTCCGGAGTTCGTTCCACTTGTCGCGTTGATTCGTGCGAGTGTCCTCGAGTTCCGGGACGGCATCGAGGAGCAGTCCGGTCGCGTCGTCGGGGTTGTTGTTCGCCCAGATTGCCCCGTGAGCGATCACCCGAAGGAACGATCGAACTGTATCGGGATTCGAGTCGGCGAACGATCGCGACGTCGCGATAACGTGACCGTAGGCCGGGATCGCGTCGTTGACCGAGAGCGTATCGATCTCGTACCCCTGGTGGCGAGCGTCGACGACGTCGCTGAACACGCCGCTGGCTGCGTCGATTTCTCCGGAAAGCAATTGCTGAACCGTATCGAATCCACTGTCGACGTATTCGACGTTATCGAGGATCCCCTCGTGTTCGAGATACGCTTCCGTCATCTGCCGAACCATCCCGGGACCGCTTCCGA contains these protein-coding regions:
- a CDS encoding ABC transporter permease, with the protein product MRENAIDVRRSEIALPFVALLVGVSLWWLGTALLAIPSFLLPSPGAVLAQLFGNPMLYFRNVVATLEKVVYGGAIGIAIGFGLGILLGMVPVLRTALYPYLVTVRVLPKIAVAPLLLIYLGTGLMTAIVFIALITFFPLVLNTVAGLSRTPERHVELLRSVDASRVDTFVHLRLPYAVPDVFAGLKQSVTLAVVGTIVAEWVVASSGLGYLILLGSENLRTDIIIAALVVLVFIGVALYGLVGICQRMVQRRVPLS
- a CDS encoding ABC transporter permease gives rise to the protein MDDDNTGTVSDRSTRRNPNSSRAVRQRLRSQFDGDFRGPALGTMLCVLTVGCWHVAVVLSNLPTVVLPSPVEVGVTLVDLRWILAGDAAVTALTAGLGLAAGLAIGTILAFFMAVSRSAAAVVLPYVVALRIAPLVAIAPLLFLWFGRGIPGKVLLVTTLTVFPITIASLDGLRSTPESYLTLLRSVGASRSTIFLHVRLPAAAPSVFAGVKNAATLAVIGAVVAEFVTLDAGIGYRVFETSTALQTAESYAALAVLTGLGLLFYGIPSLLERAVRTRFE
- a CDS encoding ABC transporter substrate-binding protein; its protein translation is MRHSRRQLLATLGAGTLAGCLGGSDSEAAEASLLLNWKPNGLHVPYYTAVERGFFGEETVELTEIEPGEGSDFSATQAGLGNTEFAITSADQILNANAKDLDVVAVGVVMQRGPVQVFTARDNFGAELTESDQLAGVTLGSGPGMVRQMTEAYLEHEGILDNVEYVDSGFDTVQQLLSGEIDAASGVFSDVVDARHQGYEIDTLSVNDAIPAYGHVIATSRSFADSNPDTVRSFLRVIAHGAIWANNNPDDATGLLLDAVPELEDTRTNQRDKWNELRTEFMLSEAVREHGWGWNESAVWESLRTTLANGDYPGGEVESEEVWTNDYLDTDDEYIGEYGELIE
- a CDS encoding AAA family ATPase, coding for MTRGMPLAGDVDVESLAERTHGFVGADLEILIREAASHTLRRNEIHPDESHPDDATLASLTLTAADFDAALQGATPSALREVFVEVPDATWDDVGGLAETTQRLRETVQWPLEHPEAFDRVTLRPAKGVLLYGPPGTGKTLLAKVVANEAQSNFISIKGPELLNKYVGESERGVRDVFEKARTNAPTVLFFDEIDAIAAERGGGSSDGGVGERVVSQLLTELDGLEELEDVVVIATTNRPDLLDNALMRPGRFDRHIHVDAPDEDARRQIFAVHTRERPLAADVDLDVLAERTDGYVGADIEAVCREAATVAVRQHVDGPRTDPAQITLTASHFDAAIEEIDRQDDDTDWFVDPGL
- a CDS encoding ABC transporter ATP-binding protein, producing MIGGLESPTDGIVTIDDNAPAVRRDAGDIGFVFQDHTLLPWKTALENVQFLRRMAGKSPNETQARSLLESVGLDGFIDAYPRELSGGMKQRVAIVRALHLDADVLLLDEPFGALDEITRDQLGVELRRLHEREQKTTLFVTHSVPEAAFLGDRCVVVTDTPGRIKATLEIDFSDRRDTELLGSVEYQKQVAAIRRELYDGVEIRR
- a CDS encoding AAA family ATPase; this translates as MELSVKPLADHDPGRGLTVVSRQTLAELGLDSGDFFLVRGSDGNRAVTQVMPSDDIDDGIIRTNDLVRRTAGVAVGEPVTVEPVEVSPADSVTVALPKGFDDGTDFDLSLREELISRAVVVGQVVPVTLRSRTVDDPARRTVPVRITAASPGDIVLVRDWTRISVAPQPAEELSAAVDSIGGSAGVTFADIGGLDEEITQIRETVELPLCSPDAFDRLGVEPTNGVLLYGPPGTGKRLIVQAISNEADIHVETVSGPAIVSANRSETADRLRNRFENAAANEPAVVFIDELHAIAGTRDDTEDSTDGVGPLVSLMDDFEADNRLVVIGTTTQPETLDPALRRSGRFDTEIEIGVPDRDGREEILRI